Below is a window of Oryza brachyantha chromosome 10, ObraRS2, whole genome shotgun sequence DNA.
TCTCGGTGCTCACCACGACGGCGTAGCTGTCGGCGTTGGCCTGGAGGAGGTCGCGGGCGAGGTCGACGGCGATGAGCCCGGCGCTGCACCCCATGCCGCCGAGGTTGAACGACTTGATGTCCTCGCGCATCCGGTACCGGTTCACCACCATGGACgccagcgacggcgtcgggtTGAAGAGGCTGCAGTTGACGATGAGGATGCCCACGTCGCGGCTCGGCACGACGCCCGTGGCGGCGAACAGCTTGTCGAGGCAGCCGAACATGacggcctccgcctccgcgcgcgcctccgccatggacagccgcggcggccgcgcctgGATCCCCGGAGGCAGGTAGGTCCGGTCGCCGAGTCCCGAGCGTCCGGTGATCTTGGTCTGGAACTCGAGCGCCTCGTCATTGAAGAACCCCGTGCTCGCCGTCATGTCGAGGAAGCCATCCTTGCTGATCTggtgctcgtcgccgggctTATAGCACGCGAACTCGACGAGGTACACCGGCCGGGGACGGTTGAGGCAGACGACGACAACgaggagcagcgccgccgaGCAGAGCCACGCGGCGGAGCTGACGAGGTCGACGGCGTAGAgcgcggcgacgtcgacgcGTCCCCACCTGCCGCAAGCCGcggccgcgacgacgaccgcgaaCACTCCCCACAACaacagcgccggcggcgccgggaagCCACCGGAGAGGAGGCCGAGCTTGACGTACTTGAGGTTGACCGAGCGGGCGAAGtccggcagccggcggcggatcTTGATCACGACGCTGGGCGGCTCCTCCCCGGGCTTGCTGGCGCGGCCCCGCTTCGCGACGGGCGGCGGGAAGGCCATCTCTGCAGTCAGGCGCTCGCGCTCCATGACCGCCGCCGTggacgtcgccgacgccgacgccgcagcCTCCATTGGTAGCCTCGCTTGCTTGCTTGGATGGCTCGACTCAGCTCGGAGCTCTGGGTTGTGGTTGCGATCGGTTGGAGCCGTTTTTATAGGCGGTTGAGCCCGCCGAGGCCTGGTTTGGCATCGAGATCTCTGCAGTCGATTGCACGGTGTAGTCGAGTTCAGAGGAACATATCCCTTGTTTGGTAATTAGGGATGAATATCCCTATGGGATTCCATCCAAGGAGGTATTGGGTTTACAAGCCGCACGCAAAACGTGAAATATcgttagcttataaacataaaaaatatatttatttaataggtttaaaattttttataagcggagaaatctataaaattcatataaaatggTTCAAGAGGGAgagattttggaggaaatttggCATGTGGTCCAACCTCTTGCGAACTTTTCTTGAGTCATTATCTTTCATCTAACTTGCACATTTTTTCTGAGAGCCAATCAAACTATCATTTGTTTAAGTGTTTTACAATCCTCCCCGTTTTATACCATCATTTCTATCAacttctttgttttgtttttcatgttcATTTGTTGCTACACTCCGTATATTTTCAAAGGGGGCTTTAGGATACAAGAATCTCATTGgattttttgaagaaatacacctccatcttttcgcctctatttatttataaaccaaaatttgaatttttaatctttaatttaaatttgatttaaaggtttttttatcgaagtttatttttcaaccttagcttttagatcactaagaatacatataaaaaatttatttggaaattaattttttaaatatatcatttgagtttttttcatgGAAGTTCCCGTCCATGTCAGAGCAGACCTTGCAGGATTAGTGAACACCGAATTTGAGGAGACAAAACACATGGTAAGAACTGCAGAAAGAAGGTGCATAAGGAATATGCGAATGTACAATGTTGGAATTAACAGTACAGGTCTGTTCAATTTCTACAGTTCTATATTCAGGATGAACAGCCAAATTGCAATATAAACATGGTAAACCATCAAAATCTCTGTATATATAGGAATAATAATAAAGTTGGTTGGTGATCCATAACAGTTAATTCGTTCTACCATCACATAATGTTCCTGCATATGACCATACATATCACATGTGTGGCATGCAAATCAAGATATCTTAATTatcacaaatataaacatcAACAACAGAAATGAATTAAGTAGACAAATGTAGCATTGAGGGACACGTATATTGAGTCAAACTAATCGATGAAGCTGGCTGCTGATCGAGTAATTTCGTCCCAAACCAAAAACTTCACATAAACTatttgacaaattaattaattaatgccgCTTGTGACCATGAATGGACTCGAGCTAGGGGATTTCTTGACGCtggatagctagctaggtagctCAGCGCCTCCTCAACTAACTTGGAATTTAAGACAACATTAATGTGTCCTATCtcgttaatatttttattcttgcgtAAAGCTCACTTTTGCACTGAAATTAAGCATATGCGTGtaaagttcattttttttatatacatatttgtagAGATCCAGAAGTAAATAGTAAAACAAAGCTACGATAGAaattccaaaatcaactcccaatttatattttaaaatttaaatgttgtgTAATCATAAACAAACTAATAGATGTTTTATAGGCATTCTCGGGATAGTACTTATCTTCCACCCTAGGTTGGTGTTTGGATGgtaaattatattatactacatccgtctcataataactttatttttcaatttctttgtccaacgtttgaccattcgtcttatttaaaaaaattatataaaaacttaaaaaaattagtcacatataaattactattcatgttttatcatctaataacaataataatgttaatcgtaaaaaaaatttaaataagacgaagagtcaaagcattgtatctaaaaactgaaaaataataagtacccctttttgaaaatatatgacGTATTTTCTTTCATAATGATAAGTCTTTAAATAGCAATTACTTTattgttatattatttatgtaatacACATAGCTCGTAAGTACTGACTGccttctaaaataattttatttttcactcacCCCGCACATtaatacaaaagcaaaaaaagacTAATACACTCAACTATCTAATCTAAGTGGCAATTATCttctactttatttatttccaacagatttgtttcttattttcaTAAACTTCAATGCAATGTTTCCACaaagaaaaacttatttaGCAACAAACATCGTTTCAtagtaaaattatattctaatatAGTGATTAAAGTATTGTTAAAACTCTTGTTTTAACATTTATACAAAATGTATTCCCTATTTTAAAATCGGAGGAAGTAATAATAACTAATACATATGAGACTTTTGATGTGTGGGCCCTGTATGCGTGTATGAATTGGCATCCAGTGCTGCTATGCGTATTATATGTATTGGGCCAAAATTTAGCGAGGAAAGGGTGCCCATTTTTCTGATATTCTGAAACAAAACACAGCAAATCAGACATAGGCCCACTAAACTACTAGTCCAATTGTAGTTGCATATAAGTTCAATTCATCCCGTAGCTGCCTGAAATTAATTCAAACCatgccttttatttttcttttaatttgatACTACacctagtttatttattattacaaAAGACGaatttcttaataaataagcTCGTCTCTCTTACCTCATGCCAGCTTGAGCTGGTTAAGTGGTGAGCCTTCATCAAGATACACgattttagataataaatgtatgcatgaagaaaaataggaaactATGGTTGATGGCTTTTGTGTGTTAAGTCACCTTGTTAGAATGTGAAATATATTGTAACATATACTGCTATATCAGGTTGTTGGACTAGATAGAATCATAGTTTGTTATATCCCTGTAAAGTGTAGGAACCAACTACACCTGAacttgcaatatatatatccctGTAATtaagggtgtaagtgggccgACCCACTAATCCACTTATAGGCCAATTAAGTAGGTTGTCCACCAGTTTACCCACTTAATTGACTTATAAGCGAGTTCGCGGACAGATCCACTTACACCCCTATCTGTAATTGTTTGCCCGGGTTGTGGCCTTTGATCAACACGCAATAGTCTCACCGATGACGTTCTCCACGCTTGAGTTGCCCTCTAAAGTTTATACACCTTTCACAAGTGTTAAATTCAATGACTGTAAGTTGGTAATTAACTCTAGCAAAATCTTTTATGCTTTCAGTAAAAGCGGGGCTCAATTACAAGCGTtttgtctaaaaatatataattgacaTAGTAAATTGCAGGTTAATTAACAAATGATAGTTCCACTAGATACTGAATGTTTAAACATAAGTACTAACATGATACACTGATGCCAAATAAATAAGGGGCTCGTGAACTGCCATGGCTCAGCTAATCTCATAAACAAGCTAGGACGTGCTGGGGCTAGCACAACTAATTTTCGAGCCGAGTCGAGTCAAACAAGCCCAAATAATATCTTGACCCCTACACATACCCAAAACaacctttatttatatttacccACATGCATGCG
It encodes the following:
- the LOC102710335 gene encoding 3-ketoacyl-CoA synthase 1-like, whose translation is MEAAASASATSTAAVMERERLTAEMAFPPPVAKRGRASKPGEEPPSVVIKIRRRLPDFARSVNLKYVKLGLLSGGFPAPPALLLWGVFAVVVAAAACGRWGRVDVAALYAVDLVSSAAWLCSAALLLVVVVCLNRPRPVYLVEFACYKPGDEHQISKDGFLDMTASTGFFNDEALEFQTKITGRSGLGDRTYLPPGIQARPPRLSMAEARAEAEAVMFGCLDKLFAATGVVPSRDVGILIVNCSLFNPTPSLASMVVNRYRMREDIKSFNLGGMGCSAGLIAVDLARDLLQANADSYAVVVSTENITLNWYFGNDRSMLLSNCIFRMGGAAALLSNRRADARRAKYRLLHTVRTHKGATDGCFGCVYQREDDGGKVGVSLARELMAVAGDALKTNITTLGPLVLPLSEQLKFLRSLLLRRVLRARGARPYIPDFRRAFEHFCVHAGGRAVLEEVQRSLSLGDGDMEPSKCTLHRFGNTSSSSLWYELAYAEAKGRVRRGHRIWQIGFGSGFKCNSAVWRALRDVPPASAAAAGDDDDDERRRASCNPWVDSVEIYPPKAYI